The window TGGGAGGCATCCGGATTGCCCTGCATCCGCCGAACATCGAGCTGATAGGTAAAGTTATCAAAAGGAGCATTATAGCAACTGGCCCTCAAGGCTCCTGCGCCACTACCCGCCATTCGGTAAACACTGTCCGTAAAAGACCATACCCCTGACTCGTCGTCGATCCAGTTTTCAGCCCGGCCACGGTCAAAGTCTTCAAAAAACCCATCCCCGGCAAGCACCTCCCCAGCGGAGGCAAGGGTATCCGAATTGTTCGCATTCTCAACCATGAGTTGAGCGCCGGCGTTCCCGGCAATGAATGCCCAAAAGGAGATACCAGCCAGGATCAAGCACAATTTTTTTAGAGCCGTACCTTTGAAATACATCATACGCATTCCTCCTTTAAGTGGCCTATCTTGAAAGTACTAGGTTACCAAGATGGCGGATGTTTAGTACATTTTTTAGAACAGATTTTATGGCTTTTATACTTATTATCCAAGTAATTAATATGTAAAATAGGTCGGAACTATAAGTAAGAAATATCTACTTCGGCAGGTCTATACATCTCT is drawn from bacterium and contains these coding sequences:
- a CDS encoding family 16 glycoside hydrolase → MMYFKGTALKKLCLILAGISFWAFIAGNAGAQLMVENANNSDTLASAGEVLAGDGFFEDFDRGRAENWIDDESGVWSFTDSVYRMAGSGAGALRASCYNAPFDNFTYQLDVRRMQGNPDASQGMVFRLSNTGNFYVFAIASSGYYSAFKFDGRNGYEMIPWTTSPAVKQGLKVWNTLKVVCNGPTIEFSVNGTALKTIKDSAPYLSGMVGVFAVDEQPGAQGNPIVDFDNVRLTGAR